From one Dysidea avara chromosome 9, odDysAvar1.4, whole genome shotgun sequence genomic stretch:
- the LOC136266461 gene encoding uncharacterized protein: MEETQRAKGSRAAYRAHVTRIFKKVDENLETETPLTDTQVAKLTSNLEQLTQKKDTLQQLNGQIASSIQTSEELETEILEAEEIQDTIIEYMSLIKHRLEKTREPARTLSVTAPEFVPTLPPPVTREPVSRLPKLSLPHFSGDTLMWQVFKDSFDAAVHNSPSLSKVQKFNYLRAQLQGDALRAIAGLQLTDANYDHAIALLTQRYGQSHKIEQAHMQALSQTNCPTSSLSSLQLFYDTIEAHIRGLTALGKTEDSYESMLVPIILGKLPSDVHKNLVREHGVGAWTIAELRDAIWKEITILECGSLSNKCKTMEPYQSTMTTTLHTGASGRQSQPANSGTSKNTCVFCKGPHFCGRCDVVKDPQKRFELVKKGKHCFNCLGHHRASQCPSKLRCKLCRQKHHTSLCGAFTKPSESNTTPVTTQASITTERVQPHTSVQPQTTVQPQSTVQSQTTETTTPSSTAMNAAIIPPEPATRTNSMCLLKTAVAQVSVNGIRVEAHILFDEGAQRSFMSNQLAKKLMISPQQTEHINISTFGGEPTLTKQLDNATVNVETLTGESIPISVLLVPVIAAPLQNRYHTHLINIEHLQGLQLANPVSTSSNFYISLLIGADYYWQFVGDHIVRGNGPTAMQSKLGYLLSGPLVVPPAPTTNASMFHVSTPATDCNNAPTFWMMESANVTQPETAEVENEFLERYQQSCIRREEDGAYRVKFPWKQEYPPLPSNYAVCKNKTRSLARKLSHTPELLHLYGKIIMEQEQRGFIEKVTAPDLTKDVHYIPHHPVSKASSTTPIRIVYNCSYRQARHPSLNDCLLTGPSFTTDMCSILLRFRSHAIGISTDLEKAFLHVRLDESDRDNTRFFWLSSPSDPESDLEIYRFKTVLFGSTSSPFMLMATLHHHLNSWDSPVAQDMKQNLYVDNVISGCSTEAEAIKYYREARFIMTQAQFNLRSWASNSSQLQAVTVAEGTADCDVTVNLLGLLWNTATDTISFTPKQFLSNTEVPLPVTKRLVLQLSSKVYDPLGILSPVTIQAKILMQDLWRSGIAWDDPLFPEHTNRWWKIAEDLQDTSKITIPRFYFGPTYSQPVELHVFADASMKAYGAIAFLRTGEHTCFVLARSRVVPLKPHTLPRLELMAAVVASRLAQFVVSSLPHLLQKYAVKLWSDSQIVLHWLYSKKRLKQFISNRVQEINKTFPDIPWLYCPTNDNPADLLTRGLSAAQLNSSCLWQQGPPWLTDETRWPAWNHSEILHLQVDDDVMETNTSATDLPNTVTSGIHNLIELTKYSSLMKVLRVSAHVYRFVHNTRNPTKRHIGPLSVDETNKALTLWIHSCQHTTFHKEILNIRAKRGKRLPLVRQLRLFMDSSDYLRCGGRIHNAHVDSDTKFPILLPKHHPLTKLIVLAVHKEQLHAGVTGTVTSIRQGYWIPSARQLVRQLIRKCVSCRKVSGKPYMVPEPPPLPLDRVKEGKPFDVTGVDFTGALHVKNNGTEEKVYICLFTCGLSRAVHLEVVCDLSVETFLRAFRRFVSRKSLPQVMISDNASTYVSASKELEQIFTSDKLGKSLNAKGVRWKFIPKRAPWYGGFWERLIGITKTVLRKVLGKSFITLEVLQTLIVEVEAVLNDRPLTYLSADVTDPEPLTPSHLLYGRRMTMLPYPAVEEEQHDPTFLSSTSLRDKVNRQTLLLNHFQRRWQREYLTSLREAYKATGTSKQSVKVGDVVLVHDDIPRLQWRLAVIEELMEGLDGYARAAKIRTSTGRTNRPIAKLYPLELSSPCEPTTCDDNRDTDKDNDHDVSSEPVHQRPTRDAAARARVRIKSWTNQLTVAPEDVDD; encoded by the coding sequence ATGGAGGAGACTCAACGTGCAAAGGGATCACGTGCGGCGTATCGCGCACATGTTACTCGTATATTTAAGAAAGTAGACGAGAATCTAGAGACGGAAACCCCATTGACGGACACTCAAGTCGCCAAACTCACCAGCAATTTAGAACAGTTAACCCAGAAGAAGGATACATTACAACAGCTGAACGGGCAGATCGCCTCATCAATACAGACATCAGAGGAATTAGAAACTGAGATTCTTGAAGCAGAAGAAATACAGGACACCATCATTGAGTATATGAGTCTGATTAAACACCGCCTTGAGAAAACTAGAGAACCTGCACGCACTCTCAGTGTAACAGCTCCAGAGTTTGTACCCACGTTGCCACCACCAGTAACCAGAGAACCGGTAAGCCGGTTACCTAAGTTAAGCTTACCCCACTTTTCGGGGGATACCTTGATGTGGCAAGTCTTCAAAGACTCGTTTGATGCAGCCGTACACAACTCTCCTTCCCTAAGCAAAGTGCAGAAGTTCAACTACTTGAGAGCGCAGTTGCAGGGTGATGCACTGAGGGCCATAGCTGGACTACAACTCACTGATGCTAACTATGACCATGCCATAGCCCTTCTTACACAGAGATATGGTCAGTCTCATAAGATCGAACAGGCACACATGCAAGCTCTGTCACAAACCAACTGCCCCACCTCGTCCTTGTCCAGTCTGCAGTTGTTCTACGACACAATAGAAGCCCACATAAGAGGATTGACTGCACTTGGCAAAACAGAAGACTCGTATGAATCAATGCTAGTGCCTATCATTCTGGGAAAGCTACCAAGTGATGTACATAAGAACCTTGTTCGAGAACACGGCGTTGGGGCATGGACCATCGCAGAGTTAAGAGATGCCATTTGGAAGGAAATCACTATTTTAGAATGTGGATCATTGTCCAACAAGTGCAAGACAATGGAACCCTACCAGTCTACAATGACTACCACTCTACATACCGGTGCAAGTGGACGTCAATCCCAACCTGCTAATTCAGGTACTAGTAAGAACACCTGTGTATTTTGTAAGGGTCCACATTTTTGTGGTCGCTGTGATGTTGTTAAGGATCCCCAAAAACGCTTTGAATTAGTTAAGAAGGGGAAACACTGCTTTAATTGTTTGGGGCACCATAGGGCTTCACAGTGTCCTTCAAAGTTGAGATGCAAATTGTGCAGACAGAAGCACCATACTAGCTTATGCGGTGCATTTACCAAGCCATCTGAGTCTAATACCACTCCAGTCACTACACAGGCATCTATCACAACAGAGAGAGTGCAACCTCACACTTCTGTTCAACCCCAAACAACAGTACAACCTCAGTCAACAGTACAATCTCAAACAACAGAAACCACTACACCATCATCCACTGCAATGAATGCTGCCATTATTCCCCCAGAACCCGCCACACGTACAAATTCTATGTGCTTATTGAAAACTGCAGTTGCTCAAGTTAGTGTGAATGGCATCCGAGTGGAAGCACACATTCTGTTCGATGAAGGGGCCCAGAGATCCTTCATGTCTAACCAACTAGCCAAGAAGCTAATGATATCTCCTCAACAAACTGAACACATCAATATCTCTACCTTTGGAGGAGAACCAACCCTGACCAAACAGTTGGACAATGCTACAGTCAACGTTGAGACACTGACAGGTGAATCTATTCCAATATCAGTTCTACTGGTCCCAGTCATTGCGGCACCCCTACAGAACAGGTATCATACTCACTTGATAAACATAGAACACTTACAGGGACTTCAGCTAGCCAACCCAGTGTCAACATCCAGTAACTTTTACATCTCATTATTGATTGGTGCTGATTATTACTGGCAGTTCGTGGGTGACCACATTGTGCGAGGTAATGGACCTACTGCAATGCAGTCCAAACTAGGTTACCTTCTGTCTGGACCACTTGTTGTTCCACCAGCTCCTACTACTAACGCCAGCATGTTTCATGTTTCCACACCAGCTACTGACTGTAACAATGCTCCGACCTTTTGGATGATGGAATCTGCTAATGTCACACAGCCTGAAACAGCAGAAGTAGAGAACGAATTTCTGGAGAGATACCAACAATCTTGCATCAGGCGAGAAGAGGATGGTGCATACCGTGTGAAGTTTCCTTGGAAACAAGAATATCCACCCCTCCCTTCAAACTATGCAGTTTGCAAAAACAAGACCCGCTCTTTAGCTCGCAAACTCAGCCACACTCCTGAACTGCTGCACCTATATGGGAAAATTATTATGGAACAAGAACAAAGAGGTTTCATCGAGAAGGTAACTGCACCAGACCTTACCAAGGATGTCCACTATATACCACATCACCCGGTTAGTAAAGCTTCCTCGACAACACCGATCAGAATCGTGTACAATTGTAGCTACCGTCAGGCTAGACACCCAAGTCTTAATGATTGCTTGCTAACTGGTCCATCCTTCACAACAGACATGTGCTCTATCCTCCTACGCTTCCGTTCCCATGCCATTGGAATTTCTACAGATTTAGAGAAGGCCTTTTTACATGTTAGGCTGGATGAGTCCGACCGTGACAACACCAGATTCTTCTGGTTATCATCACCATCTGATCCAGAAAGTGACCTTGAAATTTATCGATTTAAAACTGTCTTGTTTGGCTCTACCAGCTCCCCATTTATGCTTATGGCCACACTACATCATCATCTGAATTCTTGGGATAGCCCAGTAGCTCAGGACATGAAGCAGAATCTCTACGTGGATAACGTCATTAGTGGATGTAGTACCGAAGCAGAAGCTATTAAGTATTACAGAGAAGCCCGATTCATAATGACACAAGCCCAATTCAATTTGAGATCATGGGCATCTAACAGCTCACAACTGCAAGCTGTTACAGTGGCTGAGGGAACAGCTGATTGTGATGTTACTGTAAACCTATTAGGATTGTTGTGGAACACAGCTACTGACACCATTAGCTTCACCCCTAAACAGTTTCTATCCAACACAGAAGTACCACTACCTGTCACTAAACGTTTAGTACTCCAACTTTCATCAAAGGTATATGATCCTTTAGGAATTTTGTCACCGGTCACAATTCAAGCAAAGATTTTAATGCAGGATCTATGGAGATCAGGTATCGCTTGGGATGACCCATTGTTCCCAGAACACACAAACAGATGGTGGAAGATAGCTGAGGATCTACAAGATACCAGTAAGATTACAATACCTAGATTTTACTTTGGACCAACATACTCCCAGCCAGTAGAATTACATGTGTTTGCAGATGCCAGTATGAAGGCCTATGGTGCCATTGCATTTCTTAGAACTGGTGAGCACACCTGCTTTGTATTGGCCAGATCACGTGTGGTACCGCTCAAGCCACACACACTTCCGCGACTTGAATTGATGGCTGCTGTTGTCGCATCAAGACTGGCTCAATTCGTTGTTTCATCTCTTCCTCACCTACTTCAGAAATACGCAGTTAAGCTGTGGAGTGACAGCCAAATTGTGCTTCATTGGTTGTACAGTAAGAAACGCTTAAAACAGTTCATTTCAAACCGAGTTCAAGAGATTAATAAGACATTCCCAGATATTCCTTGGCTCTACTGCCCAACCAATGACAACCCGGCAGATTTACTAACAAGGGGATTGAGTGCTGCTCAGCTAAACTCATCGTGTTTGTGGCAACAAGGCCCACCGTGGCTCACAGATGAAACTCGTTGGCCTGCTTGGAATCATAGTGAGATCCTACACCTACAAGTGGATGACGATGTCATGGAGACAAATACCAGTGCTACTGACCTACCTAACACAGTAACCTCAGGTATTCACAACCTTATTGAACTTACAAAGTATAGTTCACTGATGAAAGTATTAAGAGTGTCAGCTCATGTTTACAGATTTGTCCATAATACTAGGAATCCCACCAAGCGACATATTGGTCCACTGTCCGTGGATGAAACTAACAAGGCACTTACTCTCTGGATCCACAGTTGTCAGCACACCACCTtccacaaggaaattttgaacaTTAGGGCTAAACGTGGAAAGAGATTACCTCTCGTGAGACAACTACGTTTGTTCATGGACAGCTCTGATTATTTACGTTGTGGCGGGAGGATCCATAACGCGCATGTAGATTCTGACACCAAGTTTCCTATCCTACTACCTAAACATCATCCCTTGACAAAGCTGATAGTGTTGGCTGTTCATAAGGAGCAACTTCATGCAGGTGTAACTGGAACAGTTACGTCTATAAGACAAGGATACTGGATCCCCTCGGCTCGACAGTTAGTAAGGCAACTAATCAGAAAGTGTGTCTCCTGCCGTAAGGTATCAGGAAAACCCTACATGGTACCAGAACCACCGCCATTGCCACTTGATAGAGTTAAGGAGGGTAAGCCGTTTGATGTTACGGGTGTAGATTTCACCGGAGCCCTGCACGTGAAGAACAATGGAACTGAAGAGAAGGTATATATCTGTTTATTTACGTGCGGTCTGTCTAGGGCAGTCCATTTAGAAGTAGTTTGTGATCTGAGTGTTGAAACCTTTCTGAGAGCATTCCGCCGATTTGTGTCACGTAAGTCACTGCCCCAAGTGATGATATCCGATAATGCGTCTACATATGTGTCTGCGAGTAAGGAGTTGGAACAGATTTTTACCTCAGATAAGCTAGGAAAATCCCTGAATGCCAAGGGCGTGAGATGGAAGTTTATCCCCAAACGTGCCCCTTGGTACGGGGGGTTTTGGGAAAGGTTGATTGGTATTACGAAGACGGTATTGAGGAAAGTCTTGGGAAAGTCATTTATTACATTGGAGGTACTACAAACCTTAATAGTTGAAGTTGAAGCAGTACTAAATGATCGCCCCCTGACCTATCTATCAGCAGATGTGACTGACCCTGAGCCATTGACACCATCGCACCTGCTCTATGGACGACGCATGACTATGTTACCTTACCCAGCCGTAGAAGAGGAACAACATGACCCTACCTTTTTATCCAGTACATCACTGCGTGACAAGGTCAACAGACAAACACTATTGTTGAATCATTTTCAGAGGAGATGGCAGAGAGAATATTTAACTTCCCTCCGAGAGGCATACAAGGCTACAGGTACTTCTAAACAATCAGTGAAAGTGGGGGACGTCGTTCTGGTGCATGATGATATACCCAGACTACAATGGCGTTTGGCTGTGATCGAAGAATTGATGGAAGGCCTTGATGGATATGCTCGAGCAGCCAAAATAAGGACAAGCACAGGGAGAACAAACCGACCAATTGCCAAGTTGTACCCTCTTGAGTTGAGTTCCCCATGTGAGCCTACAACATGTGATGACAACAGAGATACTGATAAGGACAATGATCACGATGTTAGTTCTGAGCCTGTTCACCAGAGACCAACCAGAGATGCTGCTGCAAGGGCTCGCGTACGAATTAAGAGTTGGACTAATCAATTAACCGtggccccggaggatgtcgatgATTGA
- the LOC136266120 gene encoding uncharacterized protein: MADRSKGSDFQLSEVITFGYAKVCGSQMVISEDGLSARKRNPDDDYNGVVYGEKPHKGVSEFEVEIVRRDSKSAGSVLFGVMKISKEKELTRSDVPVDTLFATNHFVWWGTYLYSKLSHKREVTPYGNQDLDDLREGNRVGLRLDRNGDLSFLVDGQSQGVAFRNIVSKDHNLFVVVDHYGRCVETRITRSVIIPNWTHDQMNQGYMDGMLPPSDARLVLLGYEGSGKSCLADTLVGKSFQDTAPTEGADRLEVSITTAANWELMDESEKIKDLEKQTLLETEFFLSSNAKTSVATSSAASFFSLPATSNSPDGEPKVKRIRLAEVQECQNPSTDKKFIPISTEEFQQLTALYEQYDPEKKYIHLWDFAGQQVFQHTHGLFISDEVISLIVFNAGKSLYDIPECRYPNDITPYKSGIKSICYWMEVVSARVSRESTSKDDFSKLLPTYVLVATHIDELHEDITVARKIAFEKIVPVLLKELEGKPFLNHIAGSKNNDLFTEGSPSIFFMSNKKRDPIVINQLKQVITKIAFTNKQPRPIRYLKMERKILHLAYQDKVSVITLPQSKEVAQSCGLSEDEVHEALQHLHQKGTLLYFSKVPGLTNVIILSPNWLAKLLTFVLTTLKCYPRRFPLNIFATKLRAEGLLEEQLLNWSVNQFLNAELANHQRIPDITPVKIAQLLINFKLMVDVTSSSLAYKQLQVEQRKENERIFLVPHLLPKETITLLKPSYRFLYHFPGGFISEAVFNQVVVMCAEWNGKQQYDLIKLSYQHVHLELGNSQSYVVRPIHEDEVIELSVFRYTAHSDDAEANTDTIELVYTLQGFINDALEQHMKAFHKFFINSYIPCSECDQLHIKFEKAQSVSVVPCTTTVPHTECDITQYHKLFSTITESEAKQKDRQESTYSNTKDDGLSTEKGITSLTLDCQQTDTTISDTLMKSNTVLPDVSEYVSLNFDEAPRMKDLHKTVFPKIASEWKVVADYLDYDIPTINLIAETGKEDPMKCCIELFTDWITTDNGLAPKTWSTLIKTLKRIDQLSRIAGQIEESLKCSAAISITPPNSLGIFAQSPKMKELHEFVIPHIASHWREVAGYLEYNIGVIKTIKEKFSCSPVKCCDDLLRNWLSTNNGVGPKTWSTLVFTLMDIKDLENVAKQIEQQITVINTNSRSNK; this comes from the exons ATGGCTGATCGTAGTAAAGGGTCGGATTTTCAGTTATCAGAAGTGATCACATTTGGATATGCTAAAGTGTGCGGATCACAGATGGTAATTAGTGAAGATGGGTTATCTGCACGTAAAAGAAATCCTGATGATGATTATAACGGAGTGGTGTATGGTGAAAAGCCTCATAAAGGAGTATCGGAGTTCGAAGTAGAAATAGTTCGTCGTGACAGTAAATCGGCTGGCTCTGTTCTATTCGGTGTGATGAAGATTAGTAAGGAGAAGGAATTAACACGCAGTGATGTACCAGTTGATACGTTATTTGctacaaatcactttgtttggTGGGGTACTTACTTATACAGTAAGTTGAGTCATAAACGAGAGGTAACACCTTATGGTAATCAAGACCTTGATGACTTAAGGGAAGGTAACAGAGTTGGTTTAAGACTAGACAGAAATGGTGACTTGTCATTCCTTGTTGATGGACAGTCACAAGGAGTGGCCTTTAGGAACATTGTTAGTAAAGATCACAATTTATTTGTGGTAGTGGACCATTATGGTAGATGTGTTGAGACCAGGATCACCAGATCTG TGATAATACCAAACTGGACACATGATCAAATGAATCAAGGCTATATGGATGGCATGTTACCACCATCAGATGCACGACTAGTACTGCTAGGATATGAGGGGTCAGGCAAGTCATGTCTAGCAGATACACTTGTGGGAAAGAGTTTTCAGGATACAGCCCCAACGGAAGGAGCAGACCGACTAGAGGTCAGCATCACAACAGCTGCTAACTGGGAACTAATGGATGAGTCAGAAAAAATAAAAGATTTAGAAAAACAAACTCTTCTTGAAACAGAGTTCTTCTTGTCCTCAAATGCAAAAACCAGTGTTGCTACAAGTAGCGCAGCATCTTTCTTCTCTTTGCCTGCAACTAGCAATTCACCAGATGGTGAACCTAAAGTAAAACGTATTCGCCTTGCTGAAGTACAGGAATGTCAAAACCCATCAACTGATAAAAAGTTTATTCCAATTTCAACAGAAGAGTTTCAACAACTAACAGCATTGTATGAGCAATATGATCCAGAAAAAAAATACATTCACTTGTGGGATTTTGCTGGTCAACAG GTATTCCAGCACACACATGGGTTGTTCATATCTGACGAGGTGATCTCTCTCATTGTGTTCAATGCTGGAAAATCTTTGTATGACATACCGGAGTGCCGATACCCTAATGACATCACCCCTTATAAGTCAGGCATCAAGTCAATATGTTACTGGATGGAAGTTGTTAGTGCTCGTGTTAGCCGTGAAAGCACCAGCAAAGATGATTTCTCCAAACTACTTCCTACATATGTGCTTGTTGCCACTCACATTGATGAACTCCATGAAGATATAACTGTGGCAAGAAAAATAGCTTTTGAAAAAATAGTCCCTGTTCTGTTGAAAGAATTAGAAGGAAAGCCATTCTTAAATCACATTGCAGGGTCAAAAAATAATGATCTTTTTACAGAAGGGTCTCCATCAATATTTTTCATGAGCAATAAAAAACGAGACCCAATTGTTATCAACCAGCTCAAACAAGTAATAACAAAAATTGCCTTCACCAATAAGCAACCTCGACCAATTCGATATTTAAAAATGGAGAGAAAGATTCTTCACTTGGCTTACCAAGACAAAGTCAGTGTTATCACCCTTCCTCAAAGCAAAGAAGTAGCTCAAAGCTGTGGCTTGTCTGAAGATGAAGTCCATGAGGCTTTACAGCACTTACACCAAAAAGGTACCCTTCTTTACTTTTCCAAAGTACCAGGTTTGACCAATGTTATAATCTTGTCCCCAAATTGGCTTGCAAAGTTATTAACATTTGTTCTGACCACTCTAAAATGTTATCCAAGAAGATTTCCACTTAACATATTTGCAACAAAGCTCAGGGCAGAGGGGTTGCTTGAGGAGCAGCTCCTTAATTGGAGTGTAAACCAATTTTTAAATGCTGAATTGGCCAACCATCAAAGAATACCTGATATAACACCAGTAAAAATTGCACAGCTGCTTATCAATTTCAAACTAATGGTAGATGTCACTTCTTCATCActagcatataaacaattaCAAGTAGaacaaagaaaagaaaatgaacGAATATTTTTAGTGCCTCACCTTTTACCCAAGGAAACCATTACCCTACTAAAACCATCTTACCGATTTCTATACCATTTTCCAGGAGGGTTTATTTCTGAAGCTGTCTTCAACCAAGTTGTTGTGATGTGCGCAGAATGGAATGGCAAACAACAGTATGATTTAATAAA GTTGTCCTACCAACATGTCCACCTTGAATTAGGAAACAGTCAGTCATATGTGGTTAGACCAATACATGAGGATGAAGTGATTGAGCTGTCAGTATTTCGTTACACTGCTCACAGTGATGATGCAGAAGCTAATACAGATACTATTGAGCTTGTTTACACCTTACAAGGATTTATCAATGATGCATTAGAGCAACACATGAAAGCAtttcacaaatttttcataaatAGCTATATCCCTTGTTCAGAATGTGACCAGTTACATATCAAGTTTGAAAAGGCACAATCAGTTAGTGTAGTACCATGTACCACTACCGTTCCCCACACTGAATGTGATATCACACAATACCATAAGTTGTTCTCTACTATTACAG AGTCAGAAGCTAAACAGAAGGACAGACAGGAATCGACTTATTCAAACACAAAAGATGATGGCTTATCAACAGAAAAAG GCATAACATCATTAACTTTGGATTGTCAGCAGACTGACACAACTATCAGTGACACATTAATGAAAA GTAACACAGTACTACCTGATGTTTCTGAATATGTGTCATTGAATTTTGATGAAG CTCCAAGGATGAAAGATTTACATAAAACTGTATTTCCCAAAATTGCTTCAGAGTGGAAAGTAGTTGCAGATTATCTAGATTATGACATCCCAACAATTAATCTTATTGCAGAAACAGGCAAGGAAGACCCAATGAAGTGCTGCATTGAGCTATTTACTGATTGGATAACCACTGATAATGGACTAGCACCAAAAACATGGTCCACTTTGATAAAAACACTTAAACGTATTGATCAACTATCAAGAATTGCAGGACAGATTGAAGAATCATTAAAAT GTAGTGCTGCAATATCTATTACTCCTCCAAACTCATTAGGAATATTTGCTCAAT cACCGAAGATGAAAGAGTTGCATGAATTTGTCATACCACATATAGCATCACATTGGAGGGAAGTTGCTGGCTATCTTGAGTATAACATTGGTGTAATCAAAACTATAAAAGAAAAATTCAGCTGTAGTCCTGTGAAATGCTGTGATGACCTCCTCAGAAACTGGTTGAGCACCAACAATGGAGTAGGACCAAAAACCTGGTCTACACTGGTTTTCACACTTATGGACATTAAAGATTTGGAGAATGTTGCAAAGCAGATTGAACAACAGATAACTGTCATCAACACAAACTCTAGATCTAATAAATAA